In a genomic window of Brucella anthropi ATCC 49188:
- the pcaF gene encoding 3-oxoadipyl-CoA thiolase, which produces MTEAFICDYIRTPIGRFGGALSSIRTDDLAAIPLKALVERNPALDCEAIEDVIFGCANQAGEDNRNVARMAALLAGYPVTATGTTINRLCGSGMDAVLAAARAIRAGEAELMIAGGVESMSRAPFVLPKADSPFSRRAEIHDTTIGWRFVNPVMKAQYGIDSMPETGDHVAVDYAVTRADQDEFASRSQKKAAAAQSNGRLAQEITPVSIPQRKGDPVVVGADEHPRETTLDALAKLKPINRLEGATVTAGNASGVNDGAAALIIASEAAARKFGLTPVARVLGGATAGVPPRIMGIGPAPASQKLMARLGMKQEQFDIIELNEAFASQGLATLRLLGIADDDIRVNPNGGAIALGHPLGMSGARITGTAALELKLGGGRFALATMCIGVGQGIAIALERV; this is translated from the coding sequence ATGACAGAAGCTTTCATCTGCGACTACATCCGCACCCCCATCGGACGTTTTGGCGGGGCGTTGTCCAGCATCCGCACGGACGATCTTGCCGCTATTCCGCTCAAAGCACTGGTCGAGCGCAATCCGGCACTGGATTGCGAGGCGATTGAGGACGTGATTTTCGGCTGCGCCAATCAGGCAGGGGAAGATAACCGCAATGTTGCGCGCATGGCGGCACTGCTTGCTGGTTATCCCGTTACCGCCACCGGTACGACGATCAACAGGCTTTGCGGTTCCGGGATGGACGCCGTGCTTGCCGCCGCGCGCGCCATTCGTGCAGGCGAAGCAGAACTTATGATTGCGGGTGGTGTGGAAAGCATGAGCCGCGCGCCCTTTGTTTTACCTAAGGCAGACAGCCCGTTCTCCCGCCGCGCAGAAATTCACGATACGACAATTGGCTGGCGTTTCGTCAATCCGGTGATGAAAGCTCAATACGGCATCGACTCCATGCCGGAGACCGGGGATCACGTGGCTGTCGATTACGCGGTCACACGCGCCGATCAGGATGAATTCGCCTCGCGAAGCCAGAAGAAGGCTGCTGCAGCACAAAGCAACGGCCGACTGGCGCAAGAAATAACGCCCGTTTCCATTCCTCAGCGCAAGGGTGATCCCGTGGTCGTCGGTGCTGACGAACATCCGCGCGAAACCACGCTGGACGCACTGGCCAAACTGAAACCAATCAACCGGCTGGAAGGTGCCACGGTTACAGCTGGGAATGCGTCGGGCGTCAACGATGGAGCGGCAGCGCTCATCATTGCTTCGGAAGCCGCTGCCCGCAAGTTCGGCCTCACGCCTGTTGCTCGAGTTCTGGGTGGTGCTACGGCAGGAGTTCCTCCACGCATCATGGGTATCGGCCCAGCGCCAGCCAGCCAGAAATTGATGGCACGGCTGGGAATGAAGCAGGAGCAGTTCGATATAATCGAACTGAATGAAGCCTTCGCCAGCCAGGGATTGGCCACGTTACGTCTTCTTGGAATTGCCGACGACGACATCCGCGTCAATCCGAATGGCGGTGCCATCGCTCTCGGACATCCGCTCGGCATGTCCGGAGCCCGTATCACCGGCACGGCAGCACTGGAATTGAAACTTGGCGGCGGTCGCTTTGCGCTCGCCACTATGTGCATCGGTGTGGGGCAAGGTATCGCCATCGCGCTTGAAAGGGTTTAA
- a CDS encoding ABC transporter substrate-binding protein, with protein sequence MMICRRNFLAMAGLASALAASSFAMTSASLAADALNIGAYPSNPPFELKNADGTFEGFEIDIATEAAKRAGLEPEIADYGFQALFAATTSRRIDVAVSSITITPERLKSQSFTQPYYDSDIGVATKTDSAVTGLADLKGKTVGALSGSTGEKWVKENKEAKGFADIKGYNSQQDLFLDLGAGRIDAVISDIPGMEHLFLKMKGFAVKDRIQTGEQYGLMMAKDHPLLGKLNDAITAMKQDGTTAAIHKKWFGTDPAANSSTVTVVPIPQP encoded by the coding sequence ATGATGATCTGTCGCCGTAATTTTCTGGCTATGGCAGGCCTTGCAAGCGCTCTGGCTGCGAGCTCCTTTGCCATGACATCTGCATCTCTGGCTGCCGACGCACTTAATATCGGTGCCTATCCCAGCAACCCTCCTTTCGAGTTGAAAAATGCCGATGGGACGTTCGAAGGCTTCGAAATCGATATCGCGACCGAGGCAGCCAAACGGGCCGGACTGGAGCCGGAAATCGCTGATTACGGGTTTCAGGCCCTGTTTGCCGCAACGACTTCCCGGCGTATCGACGTGGCGGTTTCGTCCATAACAATCACGCCGGAACGCCTGAAATCACAGTCCTTCACCCAGCCTTACTACGATTCAGATATCGGGGTTGCGACCAAGACCGATAGCGCTGTCACCGGACTGGCCGATTTGAAGGGCAAGACCGTTGGTGCCCTTTCCGGCTCTACCGGCGAAAAATGGGTCAAGGAAAACAAAGAGGCCAAAGGCTTCGCCGATATCAAAGGCTATAACTCGCAACAGGATCTGTTTCTTGATCTCGGTGCAGGCCGCATAGATGCCGTCATTTCCGACATACCCGGCATGGAACATCTCTTTCTGAAGATGAAGGGGTTTGCCGTGAAAGACCGAATTCAGACCGGGGAGCAATATGGTCTGATGATGGCGAAGGACCATCCGTTGCTTGGCAAGCTCAACGATGCGATTACCGCCATGAAGCAGGATGGGACCACTGCGGCTATTCACAAAAAGTGGTTCGGTACGGACCCTGCCGCCAATTCCTCGACAGTCACCGTCGTGCCGATCCCGCAGCCGTAA
- a CDS encoding enoyl-CoA hydratase family protein: MNDGTISMASNLKPFKDYQATHFLWQTSEDGRVATLTLNRPDRKNPLTFESYAELRDLFRNLVYASDVRTIVLTGAGGNFSSGGDVFEIIEPLTHMTMPDLLAFTRMTGDVVKAMRKCPQQIIAAVDGICAGAGAILAMASDLRIATPEAKTAFLFTRVGLAGADMGACGILPRLIGQGRASELLYTGRFMSADEGERWGFFNALHPQGDLSGKAEALARSIADGPWFAHGMTKTMLNQEWAMGIEELVESEAQAQAICMATQDFRRAFEAFAAKQKPVFEGN, translated from the coding sequence ATGAACGACGGCACAATTTCGATGGCGAGCAATCTGAAGCCTTTCAAGGATTATCAGGCGACGCATTTTCTATGGCAGACGAGCGAAGACGGTCGCGTTGCCACGCTGACCCTGAACCGCCCGGACCGGAAAAATCCGCTGACGTTTGAAAGCTATGCCGAGCTGCGCGACCTGTTTCGCAATCTCGTCTATGCCTCCGACGTGCGCACCATCGTCCTGACCGGCGCTGGAGGAAACTTCTCGTCGGGCGGCGATGTTTTCGAGATCATCGAACCGCTGACCCATATGACGATGCCAGATCTTCTGGCTTTCACGCGCATGACCGGCGATGTCGTCAAGGCCATGCGCAAATGTCCGCAGCAGATCATTGCCGCCGTTGACGGCATTTGCGCCGGTGCTGGCGCTATTCTCGCCATGGCATCGGATTTGCGCATCGCCACGCCGGAAGCCAAGACGGCCTTCCTCTTCACCCGCGTCGGCCTTGCTGGCGCCGATATGGGCGCATGCGGCATTCTCCCGCGACTGATCGGTCAGGGCCGCGCGTCGGAACTTCTTTATACCGGACGTTTCATGAGTGCTGACGAAGGCGAGCGCTGGGGCTTCTTCAACGCGCTACATCCGCAAGGCGATCTTTCGGGTAAGGCCGAAGCGCTGGCGCGTAGTATTGCCGACGGTCCATGGTTCGCGCATGGCATGACCAAAACCATGCTCAATCAGGAATGGGCGATGGGCATTGAAGAGCTGGTGGAATCGGAAGCGCAAGCACAGGCGATCTGCATGGCAACGCAGGATTTCCGCCGTGCCTTCGAGGCTTTCGCAGCCAAGCAGAAGCCCGTTTTCGAGGGGAACTGA
- a CDS encoding GntR family transcriptional regulator translates to MIGETRLLKVSSRVTVQDGVYQQLRQALMWGSFEPSQAVTIASLAEEFGTSHMPVREALRRLAAENGLEIARNGSARVPDISRTRLDDICRVRVALEGLATELATPRMTAADIDRCLTLAREHEALGQEGKIYEMLRKNQEFHFTIYELSGSETLPQMIETLWLRLGPYMRLLSNHVRQQVDQGIIHPYSAYHYEMLDAIRAGDAKKAGSLMIQDIEATQRLLQKLC, encoded by the coding sequence ATGATCGGTGAAACCCGTCTGTTGAAGGTATCCTCGCGCGTAACTGTGCAGGACGGTGTCTACCAACAGCTTCGCCAGGCTTTGATGTGGGGCTCATTCGAGCCGTCGCAGGCGGTGACGATCGCTTCACTTGCCGAGGAGTTCGGCACAAGCCATATGCCCGTACGTGAGGCGCTGCGACGGCTGGCGGCGGAGAACGGACTGGAAATCGCCCGCAATGGATCGGCACGTGTGCCTGATATTTCGCGGACACGGCTGGATGACATTTGTCGGGTCCGCGTTGCTCTCGAGGGGCTTGCCACCGAACTTGCGACGCCGCGGATGACGGCTGCCGATATTGACCGCTGTCTGACGCTCGCGCGGGAGCATGAAGCTCTCGGTCAAGAAGGCAAGATCTATGAGATGCTGCGCAAGAACCAGGAGTTTCATTTCACGATCTACGAACTATCGGGATCGGAAACATTACCCCAGATGATTGAAACGCTGTGGCTGCGACTTGGACCCTATATGCGCCTTCTTTCCAATCATGTCCGTCAGCAAGTGGACCAGGGTATTATCCATCCTTATTCAGCCTATCATTACGAAATGCTGGATGCCATTCGTGCCGGCGACGCAAAAAAAGCGGGCAGCCTGATGATCCAGGACATTGAAGCAACGCAACGGCTTTTGCAGAAACTTTGTTAG
- a CDS encoding RidA family protein encodes MHKTLQPQGWARPIGYANGVEARGRTVYIGGQIGWNEQQQFETDDFVEQTEQTLKNIVAILAEAGGRPEHIASMTWYFTDKAEYNANLKGIGRAYRDVIGKHFPAMAAVQVVALVEDRAKIEIQAFAVIPD; translated from the coding sequence ATGCATAAGACACTTCAGCCGCAAGGCTGGGCCCGCCCCATCGGATATGCCAATGGCGTTGAAGCGCGTGGGCGCACCGTCTATATCGGCGGCCAGATCGGCTGGAACGAACAGCAACAGTTCGAGACCGACGATTTTGTCGAGCAGACCGAGCAGACATTGAAGAACATTGTCGCCATTCTGGCGGAAGCTGGCGGCAGGCCGGAGCATATCGCCTCCATGACGTGGTACTTCACCGACAAGGCGGAATATAACGCCAATCTGAAAGGCATCGGTCGCGCCTATCGCGATGTGATCGGCAAGCACTTCCCCGCCATGGCGGCGGTGCAGGTGGTCGCGCTGGTCGAAGATCGGGCCAAGATCGAAATACAGGCTTTTGCCGTAATACCGGACTGA
- a CDS encoding acyl-CoA dehydrogenase family protein: MDSSAAKPLTREHLDWPFFGSAHADWAAKLDAFAASPALAGVDHSDTDNACRALVKALGQAGLLEAAVSLTGGEGIDSRKLCIARETLAYHDGLADFAFAMQGLGTGAISLTASDELKQTVLPKVASGEWISAFALSEKLAGSDVAAMSCAARADGDDYVLDGEKTWISNGGIADVYTVFARTGEAPGTRGISAFVVFATDPGFSIAERIDVIAPHPLATIRFDNCRIQASRRLGAPGEGFKIAMRTLDIFRASVAAAALGFARRAASEALSHAQSRPMFSGALADLQLTQATLGDMATDIDAAALLTYRAAWRRDVQKLNTTKEAAMAKMVATENAQQTIDKAVQMFGGRGVKSGEIAERLYREIRALRIYEGATEVQKLIIARELLKAN; this comes from the coding sequence ATGGATAGTTCCGCAGCAAAACCGCTGACGCGGGAGCATCTCGACTGGCCGTTTTTTGGAAGCGCCCATGCCGACTGGGCCGCAAAACTGGATGCCTTCGCGGCAAGCCCGGCGCTGGCCGGTGTCGACCACAGCGACACGGACAATGCCTGCCGCGCGCTGGTGAAGGCACTCGGCCAAGCCGGGCTGCTGGAAGCAGCAGTCAGCCTGACGGGCGGCGAAGGTATAGATTCCCGCAAGCTTTGCATTGCCCGCGAGACACTGGCCTATCATGACGGTCTCGCTGATTTCGCTTTTGCCATGCAGGGCCTTGGCACCGGTGCGATCAGCCTCACGGCATCGGACGAACTCAAGCAGACCGTGCTGCCGAAAGTGGCAAGCGGCGAATGGATTTCGGCCTTTGCCCTGTCGGAAAAACTGGCGGGGTCCGACGTGGCGGCGATGAGCTGCGCCGCCAGAGCCGACGGCGATGATTATGTGCTCGACGGTGAAAAGACCTGGATTTCCAATGGCGGCATCGCCGATGTCTACACCGTCTTTGCCCGCACGGGCGAGGCACCGGGAACACGGGGCATTTCCGCCTTTGTGGTTTTCGCTACCGATCCCGGCTTTTCCATCGCAGAACGCATTGATGTGATCGCGCCGCATCCGCTCGCCACGATCCGCTTCGACAATTGCCGCATCCAGGCCTCGCGTCGCCTCGGTGCGCCGGGCGAAGGTTTCAAGATCGCCATGCGCACGCTCGATATTTTCCGCGCATCGGTTGCGGCGGCGGCACTTGGCTTTGCGCGCCGTGCAGCCAGCGAGGCGCTGTCCCATGCGCAGTCGCGCCCGATGTTCAGCGGCGCTTTGGCCGACTTGCAGCTGACACAAGCCACGCTCGGCGACATGGCGACCGATATCGACGCCGCAGCACTTCTGACCTATCGCGCCGCATGGCGGCGCGACGTTCAGAAGCTGAACACCACCAAGGAAGCCGCGATGGCCAAGATGGTTGCGACGGAAAACGCCCAGCAAACCATCGACAAGGCCGTGCAGATGTTTGGCGGTCGCGGCGTGAAAAGCGGCGAAATCGCCGAGCGGCTTTATCGCGAGATACGCGCACTTCGCATCTATGAGGGCGCAACGGAAGTGCAGAAACTCATTATCGCGCGCGAACTGCTGAAGGCCAACTAA
- a CDS encoding 3-hydroxyacyl-CoA dehydrogenase NAD-binding domain-containing protein, giving the protein MADRREFSPVVTGMVVDGILVVTIDNPPVNATSAEVRKGLAAAIHHASATAAIRATVLSGAGKIFIGGADIREFGKPPVEPTLPDVITIIESADKPVVAAINGPALGGGLEVALAAHARIASTSASFALPEVKLGIVPGAGGTQRLPRLIGPLAALDMIATGRQIAPDEAQQLGLIDRISSGDLVADAVELAKALVGTSLRRTGDLPVTAPDAATFEQAKAKILKKARGATAPIEAARLVQLSTTTAIAEGLAEERTTFIRLRDSEEAAALRHLFFAERAAGKVEGMEAKPLALSTIGIAGTGLMGSGIAVASLAAGYTVIGYETTAEAAAKGHARITDMIQKAVDTGRLSTEAADAQRSKLSVSADMAALADADLVIEAVFDDFTVKASLFRELDALLPPATILATNTSYLNPDELAAVTNRTDRVLGLHFFSPANIMRLLEVVRCAETSDETLATGIAFARKIKKLSIVTGVCEGFIGNRMFSAYRTEAEKMLAEGAYPEDIDRAMEAYGFPMGLFAVYDMAGLEIAWARRKRAAASRDPNLPYFDVADKLCEAGRFGRKAGLGWYRYADGVRTNDPDVHALIDDYRARNAIVPRSFSDEAIMQRLLAAMAHEGQALLEEGIVRHSDDIDLVLVNGYGFPSIKGGPMFATRQTGETR; this is encoded by the coding sequence ATGGCCGATAGACGCGAATTCTCCCCCGTTGTGACAGGCATGGTTGTCGATGGCATTCTTGTCGTCACGATCGACAACCCGCCGGTCAATGCCACCTCTGCCGAGGTGCGCAAAGGGCTTGCCGCAGCCATTCACCATGCTTCCGCAACAGCTGCGATCCGGGCGACCGTGCTGAGCGGCGCAGGCAAGATCTTCATCGGTGGGGCGGACATTCGCGAATTCGGCAAACCGCCGGTTGAACCGACATTGCCGGATGTCATCACGATCATCGAAAGCGCCGACAAACCCGTGGTGGCCGCAATCAACGGCCCCGCTTTGGGCGGCGGGCTTGAAGTAGCACTTGCGGCTCACGCCCGCATCGCATCGACCAGCGCCTCCTTTGCCTTGCCGGAAGTCAAGCTTGGGATCGTGCCCGGCGCTGGCGGCACGCAGCGCCTGCCCCGATTGATCGGGCCGCTCGCAGCACTGGACATGATCGCCACGGGACGCCAGATTGCCCCGGACGAAGCGCAGCAACTGGGCCTGATCGACCGGATATCGAGCGGCGATCTTGTGGCCGACGCCGTTGAGCTTGCCAAAGCGCTAGTCGGCACGTCCTTGCGCCGGACCGGCGATCTACCCGTTACCGCACCCGATGCCGCCACCTTTGAACAGGCCAAAGCCAAGATACTGAAGAAAGCGCGCGGCGCGACCGCGCCCATTGAAGCGGCAAGGCTCGTTCAACTCTCGACAACGACCGCGATTGCCGAAGGTCTGGCTGAAGAACGCACAACCTTCATCCGTCTGCGCGACAGCGAAGAGGCAGCCGCCTTGCGGCATCTTTTCTTTGCCGAACGCGCCGCTGGAAAAGTCGAAGGCATGGAGGCAAAACCTCTGGCGCTTTCGACCATCGGCATTGCCGGGACCGGCCTGATGGGATCAGGCATTGCCGTCGCCAGCCTTGCCGCTGGCTACACGGTTATCGGCTATGAAACGACCGCGGAAGCAGCTGCCAAAGGCCATGCGCGGATTACTGATATGATCCAGAAAGCCGTCGATACCGGCAGGCTTTCCACCGAAGCCGCAGACGCGCAACGCTCAAAGCTCTCCGTCAGTGCCGATATGGCTGCGCTTGCCGATGCCGATCTCGTCATCGAAGCCGTCTTCGATGATTTCACCGTCAAGGCATCGCTGTTCCGCGAGCTCGACGCTTTACTGCCTCCGGCAACCATACTGGCAACCAATACCAGCTATCTCAATCCGGATGAACTGGCCGCCGTTACGAACCGCACCGACCGGGTGCTGGGCCTGCATTTCTTCTCGCCAGCCAATATCATGCGGCTCCTGGAAGTGGTGCGGTGCGCGGAAACCTCCGACGAGACGCTTGCAACGGGTATCGCCTTTGCCCGCAAAATCAAGAAGCTGTCCATCGTCACCGGTGTCTGTGAAGGATTCATCGGCAACCGGATGTTTTCGGCCTATCGCACGGAAGCAGAGAAAATGCTGGCTGAAGGCGCCTATCCCGAAGATATTGATCGTGCCATGGAAGCCTATGGCTTTCCGATGGGACTCTTCGCGGTTTACGACATGGCCGGCCTGGAAATTGCCTGGGCGCGGCGCAAGAGAGCGGCGGCAAGCCGCGATCCGAACCTTCCCTATTTCGACGTTGCCGATAAATTATGCGAAGCCGGGCGTTTTGGCCGCAAAGCCGGTCTCGGCTGGTATCGCTATGCGGACGGTGTCCGCACAAACGACCCCGACGTCCACGCGCTGATCGACGATTACCGCGCGCGCAACGCCATTGTTCCTCGCAGTTTCAGCGATGAAGCGATCATGCAGCGCCTGCTCGCCGCCATGGCGCATGAAGGGCAAGCCCTGCTTGAAGAAGGCATTGTGCGCCATTCCGACGACATTGATCTCGTTCTGGTCAATGGCTACGGCTTTCCCTCGATCAAGGGCGGCCCCATGTTCGCGACACGCCAGACTGGAGAAACCCGATGA
- a CDS encoding amino acid ABC transporter permease, with product MTFVETFLNTDVLVSSLPALGRGLLNTFLIGIASIFFGVLSGLLISIVRIYGPKVLRYLAIAYIDVFRAMPVLVVLILIYYALPFIGIRFSAWTSAIMSFSMVMAAYSAEVFRSGIESVPRGQFEAASALGIPFPVTLWKVVLPQAIRIIIPPTTSNCVSMFKDTALASTVALPELLKEAQDAQALYANPTPLIGAALIYLILLLPLVRLVALLEARFKKERVR from the coding sequence ATGACATTCGTCGAAACCTTCTTGAACACCGATGTTCTCGTTTCGAGCCTGCCAGCGCTTGGACGTGGCCTGCTCAATACGTTTCTCATCGGTATCGCCAGCATTTTCTTTGGTGTTCTGTCGGGCTTGCTGATCAGTATTGTCCGTATCTACGGACCGAAGGTTCTTCGTTATCTCGCGATCGCCTATATCGATGTATTCCGCGCCATGCCGGTTTTGGTCGTGCTGATCCTGATCTATTATGCACTGCCATTCATCGGGATACGCTTTTCTGCCTGGACCTCTGCCATCATGTCTTTCTCCATGGTTATGGCGGCATATTCGGCGGAAGTGTTCCGGTCCGGCATCGAAAGTGTACCACGCGGCCAGTTCGAAGCTGCTTCTGCGCTTGGAATTCCATTCCCGGTTACTCTGTGGAAAGTGGTTTTGCCACAGGCGATCCGTATCATCATTCCGCCGACTACCAGCAATTGTGTTTCCATGTTCAAGGACACCGCATTGGCGTCTACTGTGGCTCTGCCCGAGCTTTTGAAGGAAGCGCAGGACGCGCAGGCGCTTTATGCCAATCCGACACCGTTGATCGGCGCAGCGCTTATCTATCTCATCCTCCTGCTGCCGCTTGTGCGCTTGGTCGCGCTTCTTGAGGCGCGGTTCAAAAAGGAAAGAGTCCGATAG
- a CDS encoding aminotransferase class V-fold PLP-dependent enzyme yields MSGYFLYHSIGTFPGKAEKVKAALSRYSDIWSAENDSQWPAMLAERGHFIRSWENLIGAPAGSMTTVENVTLALYSLIGALPEELLRGRRILAAADCFPSLHFLLAGLQARFGFTLETVPMRQGESFVRDEDFIDAWGSDVAIALVTWVSSTTSKRADLDLMSQHGRQHGTIIVADVTQGVGIRPFSVGEIDVVVGSSLKWLCGSSGAGAIYVRPGLLTTCKPELRGWFSQPNPFSWDLDTFAYADDARRFDHGTPAVLAAIASQPGLDFVSATGVDVLARHNELLTGKIVERVAANTALSLVSPERPEERGGSVMVQAVSAERAAAIVTALKVENFYCDCRSRILRFSPGSVTSLMETEALCDALDRLALD; encoded by the coding sequence ATGAGCGGTTATTTTCTCTATCACTCGATCGGTACCTTTCCGGGTAAAGCGGAAAAGGTGAAAGCGGCACTTAGTCGTTATTCGGATATCTGGTCGGCAGAAAATGACTCTCAATGGCCGGCAATGCTGGCGGAGCGCGGGCATTTCATCCGAAGCTGGGAGAACCTGATTGGCGCCCCCGCAGGCTCCATGACTACCGTAGAGAATGTGACACTGGCCCTTTACAGTCTGATCGGTGCACTGCCTGAGGAATTATTGCGCGGCCGCCGAATTCTGGCCGCCGCCGATTGCTTCCCGAGTCTGCATTTTTTGCTGGCCGGGTTGCAGGCGCGGTTCGGATTTACGCTCGAAACCGTACCCATGAGACAGGGCGAGAGTTTTGTACGCGACGAGGATTTCATCGATGCTTGGGGCAGCGATGTTGCGATTGCGTTGGTGACATGGGTGTCGTCCACGACATCGAAGCGCGCCGACCTGGACCTGATGTCCCAACACGGCAGGCAGCACGGCACGATCATCGTTGCAGATGTCACCCAGGGCGTAGGCATCCGCCCCTTTTCCGTCGGAGAGATAGATGTCGTGGTGGGATCGTCTCTCAAATGGCTTTGTGGAAGTTCGGGAGCAGGGGCAATCTATGTGCGTCCGGGACTATTGACGACTTGCAAGCCGGAATTGCGTGGCTGGTTTAGTCAACCTAATCCGTTTTCCTGGGATCTTGATACTTTTGCCTATGCCGACGATGCGCGGCGCTTCGACCATGGCACGCCTGCCGTGCTGGCGGCTATAGCCTCGCAACCCGGCCTTGATTTTGTTTCCGCGACAGGTGTCGACGTGCTGGCCCGGCACAACGAACTGTTGACCGGCAAGATTGTGGAACGGGTCGCTGCCAACACTGCACTGTCGTTGGTCTCTCCAGAAAGGCCTGAAGAGCGCGGCGGCAGTGTGATGGTGCAAGCGGTTTCGGCTGAAAGGGCGGCCGCGATCGTAACCGCATTGAAGGTTGAAAATTTTTACTGTGATTGTCGCAGTCGTATTCTGCGGTTTTCACCTGGGTCGGTGACCTCCCTGATGGAAACGGAAGCCTTGTGTGATGCGCTGGATAGGCTGGCGCTCGATTAA
- a CDS encoding SDR family NAD(P)-dependent oxidoreductase — protein sequence MNDAAVGLALSGKHALVTGAGSGIGAAIAVGLARAGANVTLAGRRREPLEATAALLDWQRCFIADGFDVTNREAIATGLDSARAAFGPVSILINNAGEAPSAPFEKTSLDMWSRVLDVDLTGVFNVTQATLDDIKAGGKGGRIINIASTAGLSGYSYVSAYCAAKHGVVGLTRALALELARKGVTVNAVCPGFTDTPIISRSIAAIVAKTGRSEEDVLAEFVKANPQGRLIQPEEVAETVLWLTSPSAQSITGQAIAIAGGEVMAG from the coding sequence ATGAACGATGCCGCTGTTGGCCTTGCCCTTTCCGGCAAGCATGCGCTGGTCACCGGCGCCGGTAGCGGCATCGGCGCCGCGATCGCCGTTGGCCTTGCGCGCGCCGGGGCGAATGTGACCCTGGCGGGTCGCCGCCGCGAACCGCTGGAAGCAACCGCCGCCCTTCTGGACTGGCAGCGATGCTTCATTGCCGATGGTTTCGATGTGACCAACCGCGAAGCCATTGCAACCGGGCTGGACAGCGCGCGCGCCGCTTTCGGACCGGTCAGCATTCTTATTAATAATGCAGGGGAAGCGCCGAGCGCACCTTTCGAGAAAACCAGTCTCGATATGTGGAGCCGCGTTCTCGATGTCGATCTGACCGGCGTGTTCAATGTAACGCAGGCCACCCTTGACGACATCAAGGCGGGCGGCAAAGGCGGGCGCATCATCAATATCGCCTCCACGGCGGGCCTGAGCGGTTATTCCTATGTCTCGGCCTATTGCGCCGCAAAGCACGGGGTCGTCGGGTTGACCCGCGCGCTGGCGTTGGAACTCGCCCGCAAGGGCGTGACCGTCAACGCCGTTTGCCCCGGCTTCACCGATACGCCGATCATTTCCCGCTCGATTGCGGCCATTGTCGCCAAGACCGGGCGGTCGGAGGAAGATGTGCTGGCGGAATTTGTCAAGGCGAACCCGCAGGGACGCCTGATACAGCCGGAAGAAGTGGCTGAAACCGTGCTGTGGCTCACATCGCCCAGCGCGCAATCGATAACTGGACAGGCGATTGCAATCGCCGGTGGGGAGGTAATGGCAGGATGA